The following coding sequences lie in one Corticium candelabrum chromosome 10, ooCorCand1.1, whole genome shotgun sequence genomic window:
- the LOC134185375 gene encoding uncharacterized protein LOC134185375 — protein MRYGLRVFAHEQLQRERLRQTKKGAKRAAQTDEERETEIRERHLRTSIGSARHCTPARDILFEVLKISGAAFNYDSSLDYSNAAQIGSMSQSCGNCGALKWQKETKGMCCSNGKVSLPTLTAPPEPLQTLLKGETAESGYFLNNMRKYNSCFQMTSFGADKEVTEHGYMPTFKVQWQVYHTIGSLLPMAGEEAKFLQIYFIGDPKDQAKRRGQVIPGTRLPIIRSLQDMLHKNNYLVRSFKYAFENHPGREFDIVINPDKVPSGEHRRRFNAPVVSEVAAVISGYEKEQRDIVIRHRNNELKRISSSNRAYDGLQYPLIYTRGEDGYYWQIYKQDSGGGPIDKKVTAMEFYAYHLMLRLGSSDHLFRERDLFHQFLVDTYANIESERLAYIVSHQKELRVDDYAHLRDSINNDAAHGHE, from the coding sequence ATGAGGTACGGATTGAGAGTGTTCGCACACGAGCAGCTGCAAAGAGAGCGGCTCAGACAGACGAAGAAAGGTGCAAAGAGAGCGGCTCAGACAGACGAAGAAAGGGAGACTGAGATACGAGAACGTCATCTGCGTACGTCAATTGGATCAGCACGTCATTGCACTCCAGCACGTGACATACTCTTTGAAGTATTGAAGATCTCCGGTGCTGCATTTAATTACGACTCATCTCTTGATTATTCAAATGCGGCGCAGATTGGATCGATGTCTCAGAGCTGCGGGAACTGTGGAGCATTGAAATGGCAGAAGGAAACGAAAGGCATGTGCTGCTCGAATGGCAAAGTTTCTTTGCCAACACTTActgctcctccagaacctcTCCAAACTCTGCTAAAAGGAGAAACAGCAGAGAGCGGTTATTTTCTCAATAACATGCGCAAGTACAACAGCTGTTTTCAGATGACGAGTTTTGGAGCTGACAAAGAAGTCACTGAGCATGGCTACATGCCAACTTTTAAGGTTCAATGGCAAGTTTATCACACTATCGGCAGTCTTCTTCCAATGGCCGGTGAAGAGGCCAAGTTTCTCCAGATCTACTTCATTGGAGACCCAAAAGACCAGGCTAAACGACGAGGTCAGGTTATTCCTGGAACCAGGCTCCCCATTATCCGGTCCCTTCAAGACATGCTTCACAAAAACAACTATTTGGTCCGCAGTTTCAAGTACGCATTTGAAAACCATCCAGGAAGAGAGTTTGACATTGTCATCAATCCTGACAAGGTACCTTCGGGGGAACATCGTCGTCGCTTCAATGCTCCTGTTGTTTCTGAGGTGGCAGCTGTCATTTCTGGGTACGAGAAGGAACAGCGTGACATCGTAatcagacacagaaacaatgaACTGAAGAGGATCAGTTCATCTAATAGGGCGTACGACGGACTTCAATATCCACTCATCTACACCAGAGGTGAAGACGGCTACTATTGGCAAATCTACAAGCAAGATTCAGGTGGCGGTCCAATAGACAAAAAGGTGACAGCTATGGAGTTTTATGCATACCATCTAATGTTACGGCTAGGTTCTTCAGACCACCTCTTTCGTGAGCGAGACCTTTTTCATCAGTTCTTGGTAGACACGTATGCGAATATCGAAAGTGAGCGACTTGCTTACATTGTCAGCCATCAAAAAGAGCTTAGGGTAGACGATTATGCTCACCTTCGCGATTCTATCAATAACGATGCTGCCCATGGCCATGAATGA
- the LOC134185689 gene encoding uncharacterized protein LOC134185689: MHNEGASVAVDDNQDYSNPIDCGVSPDVTNFNALLQWKHNTTNNVPSSSVQTAGVYQVYENGVQRLYIKSASTSDIGVYTCQYTATDGSIVSKSFTLNVIVVDCVWGGWSSCSVQCGKGTRTRQISQVASASGHNCTGPSTESCIVTSCMASDLAVSVGATVTLSTQYSTTTHLPKLAIDGNLASDGWLCAATVIATNQWLRIELKKEYFVSSVGVILPTPRTTNVNVRVGSDLTDNGNANHNCGTVPGANSLSWRNVSCNPAVWGKYINLQRNDILHVCEVVFSYELEIAILDNNMHNEGASVAVDDNQDYSNPIDCGVSPDVTNFNALLQWKHNTTNNVPSSSVQTAGVYQVYENGVQRLYIKSASTSDIGVYTCQYTATDGSIVSKSFTLNVIVVDCVWSGWSSCSVQCGKGTKTRQISQVASASGHNCTGPSTESCIVTSCMASDLAVSVGATVTLSTQYSATTHLPKLAIDGNLASDGWLCAATVIATNQWLRIELKKEYFVSSVGVILPTPRTTNVNVRVGSDLTDNGNANHNCGTVPGANSLSWRNVSCNPAVWGKYINLQRNDILHVCEVVFSYELEIAILDNNMHIEGASVAVDDNQDYSNPIDCGVSPDVTNFNALLQWKHNTTNNVPSSSVQTAGVYQVYENGVQRLYIKSASTSDIGVYTCQYTATDGSIVSKSFTLNVIVVDCVWSGWSSCSVQCGKGTKTRQISQVASASGHNCTGPSTESCIVTSCMASDLAVSVGATVTLSTQYSTTTHFPKLAIDGNLASDGRLCAATQKATNQWLRIELKNEYFVSSVGVILPTGRTTNVNVRVGSDLTDNGNANHNCGTVPGANSLNWRNVSCNPAVWGKYINLQRNDILHVCEVVFSYELEIAILDNNMHIEGTSVAADDNQDYSNPIDCGVSPDVTNFNALLQWKHNTTNSVRSSSVQNTGVYQVYENGVQRLYIKSASTSDIGVYTCQYTATDGSIVSKSFTLNVNVNCEWSSWSNCTSSCSFGTHSRTRGRLKQHNGMDCVGSPTENCDSKQPPCAPTAGQSPGVTFDELSVQELSCTASQYSGLRGDITFGWYRKENGVDAAIAVDTRVTNLTNIDGVGRFTGKLKFAYVKRSDRGLIKCRAFNKYGASDMSSSTSVDVKYAPEFVEIKSSNPVGVKGQSITLNCTAGGNPSPDYQWRGGKSATGSTLELTSLEFKDEGTYTCVASNTIEAGARSSSASVQLTIEGPPQRCVVLSVKSYNDSEVNVKVNCPENGNSSVTEYCIEYQLDSGTNNMQWEQREFSASDPQPFVVVGLSPFTKYRFRATASNRHGYEPRSSAAVNVVPVTTAEGYPGFPTSVSLSGNASARWFVVFWSLPSTPNGVPHYYFVYYKPIGVRQVRNVDGHKRLNVTATLANLTMLTPFTQYSVEVAVVNVRSHDGKVLEGQRSAAIVVKTTEDDSSNQELEEEEKETEQSFSKAPATAPRDVTFATDPPHTVNVSWREPTTPNGIVRYYIVEYMLADGSGTKMGFNRVKGLSQVISNLQESTYYDVTVQAYTIGIGPAASIRVAAHAITPTAPQHVRNSSVTSNSVSIQWDSPMNSNGILHFYTVYYSTDTLQYDTSPDIPISRNAYTLMNLSPYTTYFIYMSVTNDPNFNSESSPSNVIQVQTLRSPPLKPDKPLAGDTRPSATTITLVPPSVDDSNGPIKYVDFIVHEDVTGSDGDEADNIPPDIKPYDKSRVWYVAARYEYDHYKKNIVGRQFIIGNSSVVSAGGIEYTNGPLQPGRSYLVYIRVIGIGDDGVQEFSSVSKAIRHTTVSTENESLSGGVSNSVIIAVTLSVIILMLIIVLFIFLRKNYRCTRNESKSLVPMKYDSVIANSKATSGTSEWLEKSNEMMTVNSSYATTGADRSVESRGYVEVGAGTDQWQQNRKNEQPLYESVDGESAL; the protein is encoded by the exons atgCATAATGAAGGGGCAAGTGTGGCAGTTGATGATaatcaagattactctaatcctattgattgtggtgtcagtcctgatgtgaccaactttaatgctctcttacaatggaaacacaacacaaccaataaTGTACCATCATCAAGTGTACAGACTGCTGGTGTATATCAGGTGTACGAGAATGGTGTGCAGCGGctctacatcaagtcagctaGTACCTCTGACATTGGAGTGTATACATGCCAATATACTGCAACTGATGGCTCTATAGTGTCAAAGTCGTTTACACTGAATGTAATTGTGG TGGATTGTGTTTGGGGCggttggagttcatgtagtgttCAGTGTGGAAAGGGTACCAGAACTCGGCAGATCAGTCAAGTGGCCAGTGCGAGTGGTCACAATTGTACAGGACCGTCAACTGAGAGTtgcatagtcacatctt GTATGGCTTCTGATTTAGCTGTCAGTGTAGGAGCAACAGTGACTCTGAGCACACAGTATAGCACTACTACGCATTTGCCCAAATTGGCGATAGATGGTAATTTAGCAAGTGATGGTTGGTTATGTGCTGCCACAGTGATTGCAACTAATCAGTGGCTTCGTATTGAGTTGAAGAAGGAGTACTTTGTGTCAAGTGTTGGGGTTATCCTGCCTACTCCTAGAACTACAAATGTTAATGTTCGTGTTGGTAGTGACTTAACAGACAATGGGAATGCCAATCACAATTGTGGAACGGTTCCAGGTGCCAACTCTCTGAGTTGGAGAAATGTTAGTTGTAATCCAGCAGTTTGGGGAAAATACATCAATTTACAAAGAAACGATATTCTTCATGTGTGTGAGGTGGTTTTCAGTTATG agttggagattgctattctagacaataatatgCATAATGAAGGGGCAAGTGTGGCAGTTGATGATaatcaagattactctaatcctattgattgtggtgtcagtcctgatgtgaccaactttaatgctctcttacaatggaaacacaacacaaccaataaTGTACCATCATCAAGTGTACAGACTGCTGGTGTATATCAGGTGTACGAGAATGGTGTGCAGCGGctctacatcaagtcagctaGTACCTCTGACATTGGAGTGTATACATGCCAATATACTGCAACTGATGGCTCTATAGTGTCAAAGTCGTTTACACTGAATGTAATTGTGG TGGATTGTGTTTGGAGCggttggagttcatgtagtgttCAGTGTGGAAAGGGTACCAAAACTCGGCAGATCAGTCAAGTGGCCAGTGCGAGTGGTCACAATTGTACAGGACCGTCAACTGAGAGTtgcatagtcacatctt GTATGGCTTCTGATTTAGCTGTCAGTGTAGGAGCAACAGTGACTCTGAGCACACAGTATAGCGCTACTACGCATTTGCCCAAATTGGCGATAGATGGTAATTTAGCAAGTGATGGTTGGTTATGTGCTGCCACAGTGATTGCAACTAATCAGTGGCTTCGTATTGAGTTGAAGAAGGAGTACTTTGTGTCAAGTGTTGGGGTTATCCTGCCTACTCCTAGAACTACAAATGTTAATGTTCGTGTTGGTAGTGACTTAACAGACAATGGGAATGCCAATCACAATTGTGGAACGGTTCCAGGTGCCAACTCTCTGAGTTGGAGAAATGTTAGTTGTAATCCAGCAGTTTGGGGAAAATACATCAATTTACAAAGAAACGATATTCTTCATGTGTGTGAGGTGGTTTTCAGTTATG agttggagattgctattctagacaataatatgCATATTGAAGGGGCAAGTGTGGCAGTTGATGATaatcaagattactctaatcctattgattgtggtgtcagtcctgatgtgaccaactttaatgctctcttacaatggaaacacaacacaaccaataaTGTACCATCATCAAGTGTACAGACTGCTGGTGTATATCAGGTGTACGAGAATGGTGTGCAGCGGctctacatcaagtcagctaGTACCTCTGACATTGGAGTGTATACATGCCAATATACTGCAACTGATGGCTCTATAGTGTCAAAGTCGTTTACACTGAATGTAATTGTGG TGGATTGTGTTTGGAGCggttggagttcatgtagtgttCAGTGTGGAAAGGGTACCAAAACTCGGCAGATCAGTCAAGTGGCCAGTGCGAGTGGTCACAATTGTACAGGACCGTCAACTGAGAGTtgcatagtcacatctt GTATGGCTTCTGATTTAGCTGTCAGTGTAGGAGCAACAGTGACTCTGAGCACACAGTATAGCACTACTACGCATTTTCCCAAATTGGCAATAGATGGTAATTTAGCAAGTGATGGTCGGTTATGTGCTGCCACACAGAAGGCAACTAATCAGTGGCTTCGTATTGAGTTGAAGAATGAGTACTTTGTGTCAAGTGTTGGGGTTATCCTGCCTACTGGTAGAACTACAAATGTTAATGTTCGTGTTGGTAGTGACTTAACAGACAATGGGAATGCCAATCACAATTGTGGAACGGTTCCAGGTGCCAACTCTCTGAATTGGAGAAATGTTAGTTGTAATCCAGCAGTTTGGGGAAAATACATCAATTTACAAAGAAACGATATTCTTCATGTGTGTGAGGTGGTTTTCAGTTATG agttggagattgctattctagacaataatatgCATATTGAAGGGACAAGTGTGGCAGCTGATGATaatcaagattactctaatcctattgattgtggtgtcagtcctgatgtgaccaactttaatgctctcttacaatggaaacacaacacaaccaatagTGTACGATCATCAAGTGTACAGAATACTGGTGTATATCAGGTGTACGAGAATGGTGTGCAGCGGctctacatcaagtcagctaGTACCTCTGACATTGGAGTGTATACATGCCAATATACTGCAACTGATGGCTCtatagtgtcaaagtcatttacacTGAACGTCAATG TAAACTGTGAATGGAGCTCATGGTCAAATTGTACATCATCGTGTAGTTTTGGAACTCATAGTCGTACACGAGGACGTCTTAAGCAACACAATGGAATGGACTGTGTGGGGTCGCCAACTGAGAACTGTGACAGCAAACAACCACCAT GTGCACCAACAGCTGGGCAGTCACCAGGAGTTACTTTTGATGAGTTGTCAGTGCAAGAGTTAAGTTGCACAGCTTCACAGTATTCTGGTCTGAGAGGAGACATTACATTTGGATGGTACAGAAAAGAGAATGGAGTTGATGCAGCTATTGCAGTAGACACTCGAGTGACAAATTTAACGAATATTGATGGTGTGGGCAGATTTACTGGGAAATTGAAATTTGCATATGTGAAGCGTTCAGATAGAGGATTAATCAAGTGCAGGGCTTTTAACAAGTATGGTGCTAGTGATATGTCTTCATCTACATCAGTTGATGTCAAAT ATGCTCctgaatttgttgaaattaaATCATCCAATCCAGTGGGTGTGAAAGGACAAAGTATCACTTTAAACTGTACTGCTGGTGGTAATCCCTCTCCAGATTATCAATGGAGAGGAGGCAAGAGTGCAACAGGATCTACTCTGGAATTAACATCACTTGAATTTAAAGATGAAGGGACATACACATGTGTTGCTAGTAACACTATTGAGGCTGGTGCTAGGTCCAGTAGTGCATCAGTACAGTTGACAATTGAAG GTCCTCCACagagatgtgttgtgttgtcagtcAAAAGCTATAATGACTCTGAagtgaatgtcaaagtcaactGTCCCGAAAATGGAAATTCAAGTGTAACTGAATATTGTATAGAATATCAGTTGGATAGTGGTACCAACAACATGCAGTGGGAACAAAGAGAATTCAGTGCTTCTGATCCTCAAccgtttgttgttgttggtctcAGTCCATTTACAAAGTACAGATTTAGAGCAACAGCAAGCAACAGGCATGGCTACGAACCTAGAAGTTCAGCAGCTGTCAATGTGGTGCCTGTGACTACTGCTGAAGGCT ATCCTGGTTTTCCCACTTCAGTGAGTTTATCAGGAAATGCTTCTGCTCGCtggtttgttgtcttttgGTCACTTCCCAGTACACCTAATGGTGTTCCTCACTATTACTTTGTTTACTACAAACCAATTGGTGTTCGTCAAGTGAGAAATGTGGATGGGCACAAGAGACTGAATGTAACAGCCACGTTGGCCAATTTAACCATGCTCACCCCGTTTACACAATACAGTGTTGAGGTGGCAGTAGTGAACGTTCGGTCTCATGATGGTAAGGTGTTGGAAGGACAAAGAAGTGCTGCCATTGTTGTCAAGACAACGGAAGATG ACTCTTCTAACCAAGAGTTGGAAGAAGAGGAGAAAGAGACGGAACAGTCTTTCAGTAAAG CTCCTGCAACAGCACCACGTGACGTGACATTTGCTACTGATCCACCTCATACAGTTAATGTGAGTTGGAGGGAACCCACCACACCAAATGGAATTGTTCGATATTACATTGTTGAATACATGCTAGCAGACGGAAGTGGAACCAAAATGGGTTTTAATCGTGTAAAAGGGCTGAGCCAGGTGATTAGCAACTTGCAAGAATCAACATATTATGACGTCACAGTTCAAGCCTACACCATTGGAATTGGACCAGCAGCATCAATAAGAGTAGCAGCACATGCAATAA CACCAACTGCACCTCAGCATGTGAGAAATTCAAGTGTGACATCAAATTCAGTTTCTATTCAGTGGGATTCTCCCATGAACTCGAATGGCATCCTTCACTTTTACACA GTTTACTATAGCACTGATACTTTGCAATATGACACATCACCTGACATTCCCATTAGTCGAAATGCATACACGTTGATGAATCTTAGTCCATACACAACATACTTCATTTACATGTCAGTTACAAACGATCCCAACTTTAACTCAGAAAGTTCGCCTAGCAACGTTATTCAGGTGCAAACTCTTCGGTCTCCTCCTCTTAAACCAGATAAACCATTAGCTGGTGACACAAGACCATCAGCAACAACTATAACATTGGTGCCTCCAAGTGTTGATGATTCCAATGGTCCAATAAA GTATGTTGATTTTATTGTGCACGAGGATGTGACCGGATCTGATGGTGATGAGGCAGATAATATACCACCTGATATTAAACCATATGACAAGAGTAGGGTTTGGTATGTGGCAGCTCGATATGAATATGATCACTACAAGAAGAACATAGTCGGACGTCAGTTTATAATTGGAAATAGTTCAGTGGTGTCTGCTGGAGGTATAGAGTACACAAATGGACCACTACAGCCAGGACGGTCATATCTGGTATATATCCGCGTCATTGGGATTGGAGATGATGGG GTGCAGGAGTTCTCATCAGTCAGTAAGGCTATAA GGCACACGACTGTGTCTACAGAAAATGAGTCATTGTCTGGAGGAGTATCAAACTCAGTAATAATTGCTGTTACACTAAGTGTCATCATTCTCATGCTAATCATCGTACTTTTCATTTTTCTGAG GAAAAATTACAGGTGCACAAGAAATGAGTCAAAATCTTTGGTGCCTATGAAATATGATAGTGTTATTGCCAATTCTAAAGCAACATCTGGAACAAGTGAATGGCTGGAGAAAAGCAATGAGATGATGACAGTTAATAGCTCATATGCTACTACAG GTGCAGACCGCAGTGTTGAATCACGTGGATATGTAGAGGTTGGAGCTGGTACAGATCAGTGGCAGCAAAACAGGAAGAATGAGCAACCATTGTATGAGAGTGTGGATGGTGAATCAGCACTTTGA